A stretch of Oncorhynchus gorbuscha isolate QuinsamMale2020 ecotype Even-year linkage group LG24, OgorEven_v1.0, whole genome shotgun sequence DNA encodes these proteins:
- the LOC124013142 gene encoding POU domain, class 2, transcription factor 1-like, which yields MMRVSTGMNQALVSSNHLATMQALAASGGQLPISSLEAGGQMILGGAGVRPSLFLNRHTLLPMASHQVGVGLVGGPRGASPPPGASGMDVDSCSASPCSSPASFGSFSEASPPPLDGAMAE from the exons ATGATGAGAGTAAGCACAGGGATGAACCAGGCTCTCGTCAGCAGCAATCACCTGGCCACAATGCAAG CTCTGGCTGCCAGTGGTGGGCAGCTGCCCATTTCCAGTCTTGAGGCCGGAGGTCAGATGATCCTGGGCGGGGCGGGAGTTCGCCCCTCCCTATTCCTCAACCGCCACACCCTCCTGCCTATGGCGTCCCACCAAGTCGGCGTGGGTTTGGTCGGCGGTCCCAGGGGAGCATCTCCACCCCCCGGCGCCAGTGGGATGGACGTCGACTCCTGCTCCGCCTCTCCCTGCTCCAGCCCCGCCTCCTTCGGCTCGTTCAGCGAAGCCTCACCGCCGCCGCTTGACGGGGCCATGGCCGAGTGA